The following coding sequences lie in one bacterium genomic window:
- a CDS encoding DUF342 domain-containing protein, producing MTDTLTAPTDVADDLAPAREIPPEFSLRISDDKVRVLLDCPDPLEDIASTVSRILGEFQALELPEFPDADFLGQALRNICEPGHHVRDVVLMMGEDPVPPRHGHLDWSRDYFADGWETEGEGDEVAIDYWAKLDNRAVTKGEVLVVAHPAVPGEPGLNVFGNKIPVPKADKVRVRCGKGVLETTDEAGVKTFTAEINGRVRFTDNTLAVDDVYIIKGNVSLETGNIKHTGTLQIEGDVETGASIQADGDILVKGMVEPAHVQAGGNLTVTGGIVGSEEHVIAVGGDLAAKYIKEAVIRAGGHVRVTNEITHCDIETRGKVDASRGRIAGGRTIARMGITVGEAGASGSSHTLLAAGIDPTLDARLAAKKAELRQMEKARIKLRQAIDVTTRKPGGPNEAELALIEGLDRKAKALGQALADGELALRRLVNEAMTGAREEIFMLRECWAGTTVQLGEYKTLVRASIMKPRLVKRFKTRVRVVPMGEGNCPDEDDED from the coding sequence ATGACCGACACGTTGACAGCGCCGACGGACGTCGCCGACGACCTGGCCCCCGCGCGGGAGATCCCGCCCGAATTCAGCCTGCGCATCAGCGACGACAAGGTGCGGGTGCTGCTCGACTGCCCCGACCCCCTCGAGGACATCGCCTCGACCGTGTCCCGGATCCTGGGCGAGTTCCAGGCCCTCGAACTCCCGGAGTTCCCCGACGCCGACTTCCTCGGACAGGCCCTGCGGAACATCTGCGAGCCGGGCCATCACGTGCGCGACGTCGTGCTGATGATGGGCGAGGATCCGGTGCCGCCCCGGCACGGGCACCTCGACTGGAGCCGCGACTATTTCGCCGACGGCTGGGAGACCGAGGGCGAGGGCGACGAGGTCGCCATCGACTACTGGGCCAAGCTCGACAACCGGGCGGTGACGAAGGGCGAGGTGCTGGTGGTGGCCCACCCGGCGGTGCCGGGCGAACCGGGGCTGAACGTCTTCGGCAACAAGATCCCCGTCCCGAAGGCCGACAAGGTGCGCGTGCGCTGCGGCAAGGGCGTGCTCGAGACCACCGACGAAGCGGGCGTCAAGACCTTCACCGCCGAGATCAACGGGCGCGTGCGCTTCACCGACAACACGCTCGCCGTCGACGACGTCTACATCATCAAGGGCAACGTGAGCCTCGAGACCGGCAACATCAAGCACACCGGCACGCTGCAGATCGAGGGCGACGTCGAGACCGGCGCCTCGATCCAGGCCGACGGCGACATCCTGGTCAAGGGCATGGTCGAACCCGCCCACGTGCAGGCCGGCGGCAACCTCACCGTGACCGGCGGCATCGTCGGCAGCGAGGAGCATGTGATCGCGGTGGGCGGCGACCTGGCCGCCAAGTACATCAAGGAGGCCGTGATCCGGGCCGGCGGCCACGTCCGCGTGACCAACGAGATCACCCACTGCGACATCGAGACGCGGGGCAAGGTCGACGCCTCCCGCGGCCGCATCGCCGGCGGGCGCACCATCGCCCGCATGGGGATCACCGTGGGCGAAGCCGGGGCCAGCGGCTCGTCGCACACGCTGCTCGCGGCGGGCATCGACCCGACCCTCGACGCGCGGCTGGCCGCGAAGAAGGCGGAGCTCCGCCAGATGGAGAAGGCCCGCATCAAGCTGCGCCAGGCCATCGACGTGACGACGCGCAAGCCCGGCGGCCCCAACGAGGCCGAACTGGCCCTCATCGAAGGGCTCGACCGCAAGGCCAAGGCCCTGGGCCAGGCCCTCGCCGACGGGGAACTCGCCCTGCGCCGCCTGGTGAACGAGGCCATGACCGGCGCCCGCGAGGAGATCTTCATGCTGCGCGAGTGCTGGGCCGGCACCACGGTGCAGCTCGGCGAGTACAAGACCCTCGTGCGCGCCTCGATCATGAAGCCGCGCCTGGTCAAGCGCTTCAAGACCCGCGTCCGCGTCGTGCCCATGGGCGAGGGCAACTGCCCCGACGAGGACGACGAGGACTGA